The proteins below come from a single Gordonia sp. X0973 genomic window:
- a CDS encoding helix-turn-helix domain-containing protein: MPELASIGEAIAQRRRELNLTQQALADLSGVSRSSVQALEYGSGSVRLEAVVAVTDSLGIPLSLTRTERDA; encoded by the coding sequence ATGCCTGAATTGGCAAGCATTGGTGAGGCGATCGCCCAGCGCCGCCGAGAGCTGAACCTCACCCAACAGGCTCTCGCGGACCTGAGCGGGGTCTCCCGATCGAGCGTGCAGGCATTGGAATACGGAAGCGGCTCGGTCCGGCTCGAGGCGGTGGTCGCCGTCACCGACAGCCTCGGCATCCCCCTCTCGTTGACTCGCACCGAGCGGGACGCATGA